Proteins co-encoded in one Acidobacteriota bacterium genomic window:
- a CDS encoding ATP-binding cassette domain-containing protein: MTVNKHNDAIEQIAKKEFGAAPKSVTRITTGICNEVYSVAIGEREYIFRLNAEPRFMLGSHKHIPLFRSKGIKVPEILAEDYSKTWLPVAFQIQNKLLGTDINDVIETLNDDELRSIGAEVANIFRQLSTVPNNGKFGVLFGDDKDLVDSWSAEVARVTKVVTDWGKQTGVLDEKLEKVLAYVNSQYKRYFDRIRPYTYFGDIAGKNVMVHEGKFSGLVDLDSLAQGDPLEAIGRIKASWYGTHHGTIYSNAVMDALGLPEPQREIVTMYALLNRAFWTLENGVRFNNDLNRTVDREREARDKHAVDGLLAELQGQAPAPKAPRKRVEKVKEDVRAPIIDPGSPTEQLPVITVSEPSPAAEEAEPIKPVRKKRTAAAEPVPLPMIPMPAGAPEIEPPAYAPEPTLDQLLVEMPRENAAPVAEATQIIGRPMLEASGLSKTYVSDGVGFNALNNVDLKIARGDCIAIVGKSGSGKSTLMHLLACLDGPTEGYVYVDGDDTSTMSEPEKNRLRNEKFGFVFQQFFLNGRETVFENVVLPLRIRGVSEFEMITEADLALAAVGLADKTDNKAKDLSGGEKQRVCIARALVGKPSVIFADEPTGNLDSNTGEAVERMLFDLNREQGITLVIVTHDPDLAKKCGRIIEMKDGKIIAEYKGEAAR; the protein is encoded by the coding sequence ATGACCGTAAACAAGCACAACGACGCGATCGAGCAGATCGCAAAAAAAGAATTCGGGGCCGCACCGAAGAGTGTTACGCGAATAACGACAGGGATTTGCAACGAGGTCTATTCCGTTGCGATCGGCGAACGCGAGTACATCTTTCGTCTCAACGCCGAGCCGCGTTTCATGCTCGGTTCGCACAAGCACATACCGTTGTTCAGATCGAAGGGGATCAAGGTTCCTGAGATACTTGCCGAGGATTATTCCAAAACGTGGCTGCCCGTTGCTTTTCAAATACAGAACAAGCTGCTGGGAACCGATATCAACGATGTCATCGAGACGCTGAATGACGACGAGCTGCGATCCATCGGGGCGGAGGTTGCAAACATATTCCGCCAATTGAGCACGGTGCCGAACAATGGAAAATTCGGCGTTCTCTTTGGCGATGACAAAGATCTGGTTGACTCCTGGTCAGCTGAGGTCGCTCGTGTTACCAAAGTTGTGACGGATTGGGGAAAGCAGACCGGCGTCCTCGACGAAAAACTCGAAAAGGTTCTCGCCTACGTCAATTCTCAATATAAAAGATATTTCGACCGCATTCGGCCATATACATATTTTGGTGATATCGCTGGAAAGAATGTAATGGTTCACGAAGGTAAATTCTCGGGTCTCGTCGATCTCGACAGCCTTGCTCAGGGCGATCCGCTCGAGGCGATAGGGCGAATAAAGGCAAGTTGGTACGGCACGCATCACGGTACGATTTACAGCAATGCGGTTATGGATGCTCTCGGCTTGCCGGAGCCGCAGCGAGAGATCGTGACGATGTACGCACTGCTCAACCGGGCATTTTGGACTCTCGAAAACGGTGTCCGATTTAACAATGACTTGAACCGGACAGTAGATCGCGAACGCGAAGCTCGCGATAAACACGCGGTCGATGGCCTGCTCGCCGAACTGCAAGGCCAAGCACCTGCACCGAAGGCCCCGAGAAAGCGCGTTGAGAAGGTAAAAGAAGACGTAAGGGCACCAATTATCGATCCAGGATCGCCGACGGAACAACTCCCGGTTATTACAGTTTCAGAACCTTCGCCGGCCGCTGAAGAAGCAGAACCGATCAAACCCGTGCGCAAGAAACGCACAGCGGCAGCCGAGCCCGTACCTTTGCCGATGATCCCGATGCCGGCGGGTGCACCAGAAATTGAACCGCCAGCGTACGCCCCTGAACCGACGCTTGATCAACTGCTGGTTGAAATGCCGCGTGAAAATGCCGCTCCCGTGGCCGAGGCAACACAGATCATAGGCAGGCCGATGCTCGAGGCGAGTGGGCTTTCAAAAACCTACGTTAGCGACGGTGTCGGTTTTAATGCCCTAAATAACGTGGACCTTAAGATCGCAAGGGGCGACTGCATCGCGATCGTCGGTAAATCCGGCAGCGGCAAATCGACCTTGATGCATTTGCTCGCGTGTCTCGATGGCCCGACCGAGGGCTATGTTTACGTCGATGGCGACGATACATCGACGATGTCGGAACCTGAAAAGAACCGGCTGCGGAATGAAAAATTCGGATTCGTTTTTCAACAGTTTTTCCTCAACGGGCGTGAGACGGTCTTTGAGAACGTTGTTCTGCCGCTGCGGATCCGCGGGGTGTCGGAATTTGAGATGATCACCGAAGCCGACCTTGCTCTCGCCGCCGTTGGCTTGGCCGACAAAACTGATAATAAGGCGAAAGATCTCTCCGGCGGTGAGAAACAGCGAGTCTGCATCGCGCGCGCGCTTGTCGGAAAGCCGAGTGTCATCTTTGCTGACGAGCCGACCGGAAATCTTGATTCAAACACCGGCGAGGCGGTCGAAAGAATGCTGTTTGACCTTAATCGCGAGCAAGGCATTACGCTCGTGATCGTGACTCATGATCCGGATCTGGCAAAGAAATGCGGACGCATAATCGAGATGAAAGATGGAAAGATCATAGCTGAATACAAAGGGGAGGCGGCACGATGA
- a CDS encoding ABC transporter permease, with protein MKFWDLIKIANRNLFRNKLRTLLTVAAIFVGSFTLTMTNGIGDGLRSYVESQVKNIEGDGVVFVRRKMEKKDDTPRDAPREYKEETQTPSNPDEIDPTAQLATLEQMQNLVAGWPEVKTVTPRYGIDAEYITLDGVKKYNIDLGMISQGLKQKTEAGKTISGESQLVLPLGLAKGLSNDNIESLIGKYATIAYKDHNKTLKTTNLQIVGVATKGFMTLMTSFVDTRTAAMIHADQRAPGDAGKFFDFTFQLASSDTATVEALKKKLDEKNFTAETIADRDKRTYDAIGIFKIGMSLVAFIALLAASFGIINTLVIAVLERTKEIGLQKALGMGRGKIFAIFSLESVLIGFWGAMLGTVVGIIVGMIANQVLIKVYSASFEGYTLFVFTIPSILMVLFLVCTIAFIAGVLPAIRASRLNPIESLRYE; from the coding sequence ATGAAATTCTGGGACCTGATCAAGATCGCTAACCGCAACCTTTTTCGCAACAAGCTCCGCACGCTGCTCACGGTGGCGGCGATATTTGTTGGTTCGTTCACGCTCACGATGACAAACGGCATCGGCGACGGGCTTCGCAGCTATGTCGAGAGTCAGGTCAAGAATATCGAGGGCGACGGGGTCGTTTTCGTCCGCCGCAAGATGGAGAAAAAAGACGACACGCCTCGAGATGCTCCGCGGGAATATAAAGAGGAGACTCAAACGCCTTCAAATCCTGACGAGATCGACCCGACCGCTCAACTCGCCACGCTCGAACAGATGCAGAATCTGGTCGCCGGCTGGCCTGAGGTCAAAACCGTAACTCCGCGCTATGGCATAGACGCCGAATACATAACGCTCGACGGCGTCAAGAAATACAACATAGACCTCGGGATGATATCGCAGGGCCTGAAGCAAAAGACCGAGGCAGGAAAGACCATTAGCGGCGAGAGCCAGCTCGTACTTCCGCTCGGCCTCGCTAAAGGCCTGAGTAATGACAACATCGAATCGCTGATCGGCAAATATGCGACGATCGCCTACAAAGATCACAATAAGACGCTGAAAACAACAAATCTCCAGATCGTAGGCGTGGCGACAAAGGGTTTTATGACCCTGATGACGTCCTTTGTCGATACCAGAACCGCCGCTATGATCCATGCCGATCAGCGTGCTCCGGGCGATGCCGGTAAGTTCTTTGATTTTACATTCCAGCTTGCGTCGAGCGACACGGCTACGGTCGAGGCGCTGAAAAAGAAGCTCGATGAAAAGAACTTCACCGCCGAGACCATCGCTGATCGTGACAAGCGGACCTACGATGCTATCGGTATCTTCAAGATAGGAATGAGCCTCGTCGCCTTCATTGCCCTGCTTGCCGCTTCATTCGGCATCATCAATACGCTCGTTATCGCCGTTCTCGAACGCACAAAAGAGATCGGCCTGCAAAAAGCTCTCGGCATGGGCCGCGGCAAGATATTCGCGATCTTTTCGCTCGAATCGGTTTTGATCGGATTCTGGGGAGCAATGCTCGGAACGGTGGTCGGGATCATCGTCGGGATGATCGCAAATCAGGTGCTTATCAAAGTGTATTCCGCCTCGTTCGAGGGTTACACGCTCTTTGTTTTCACGATTCCCTCGATACTGATGGTGCTGTTTCTCGTCTGCACGATCGCCTTCATCGCCGGCGTGCTGCCAGCTATACGGGCGAGCCGTCTGAATCCGATCGAGTCGCTTAGATACGAATAA
- a CDS encoding DUF445 family protein, with protein sequence MDFLNDIINSLAPIFKNIWVQITLLIIFATGHGYAGAWLAVRMLFRPRLPVRLFGFTVFPQGMIPRHRDRLANAIGKAVGDELVSKDTIIEQLTGNDFLRRKIQNVVDSYTNEILSEDYPSLIEALPKNVREPILDAISALQLKLAEHIRSVLKSEESLETIRGFVTRRVDDVLGKRVSEVVDDEAFAKITGFLDERIRTAVKSTALETNVREFLSRRIDDLLNAETPLGKMFTDDAIELLKEKANEQIEPAMRQIAEIAATEKTRNQISSLIKHEVHDYYENLSFFKKIFVSRETLLGEVDDLVNESLPKRIEEALNGTFFVEEARTFIATSIDNALAKPLPIVIGAVAPEQLVRFKEQVTKVALGQLQSEETILGISKYLSETLNKLRPHSIDAILQIIHPESEEKLKRMLAAGLVDIISREETSNIINDILAGQIDKLLSKPIGKLGDHIPEAKLREASTSLTDAIISAVHTKLPDAVAEFDVAGMVREKIRNYPPEKLESLVMSVAKEHLRTIELFGALFGFFIGVLQAVQFYFYAK encoded by the coding sequence ATGGATTTCCTAAACGACATCATCAATTCCCTCGCTCCGATCTTCAAAAATATCTGGGTTCAGATCACGCTCTTGATCATTTTTGCAACCGGTCACGGTTATGCAGGTGCGTGGCTGGCGGTGAGAATGCTATTTCGGCCGCGGCTTCCAGTTAGGCTTTTTGGCTTCACCGTATTTCCCCAGGGCATGATCCCGCGCCACCGCGACCGCCTAGCGAATGCCATCGGCAAAGCGGTGGGCGACGAGCTTGTTTCAAAAGACACGATCATCGAACAGCTCACTGGGAATGATTTTCTCCGCCGTAAGATACAGAATGTTGTCGATTCCTATACCAACGAGATCTTGTCGGAAGATTATCCGTCGCTGATCGAGGCTTTGCCTAAGAATGTGCGCGAACCGATTTTGGATGCGATATCGGCTTTGCAGTTAAAGCTGGCTGAGCATATCCGATCGGTGCTGAAGAGCGAGGAATCGCTTGAGACGATCCGCGGGTTTGTGACGCGGCGGGTCGATGATGTGCTCGGCAAACGTGTCTCGGAGGTGGTCGATGACGAGGCATTTGCCAAGATCACGGGCTTTCTCGACGAACGCATTCGGACCGCAGTGAAATCGACGGCTCTCGAGACTAATGTTCGCGAATTTCTAAGCCGCCGCATCGACGATCTGCTTAACGCCGAAACGCCGCTTGGCAAGATGTTCACGGACGACGCGATAGAGCTATTAAAAGAGAAGGCGAACGAGCAGATCGAGCCCGCTATGCGTCAGATCGCCGAAATTGCCGCAACCGAGAAAACCCGAAATCAGATCAGTTCGCTGATCAAGCACGAGGTTCACGACTATTACGAAAACCTGTCTTTCTTTAAAAAGATCTTCGTTTCACGCGAAACGCTTCTGGGCGAGGTCGATGATCTCGTCAACGAAAGCCTGCCAAAACGTATCGAAGAAGCATTGAATGGCACGTTTTTTGTCGAGGAAGCTCGTACATTTATCGCCACAAGCATCGATAACGCTCTCGCGAAACCGCTTCCGATCGTGATCGGGGCCGTCGCTCCGGAGCAGCTTGTGCGGTTCAAGGAACAAGTGACGAAAGTCGCACTCGGACAGCTGCAGAGTGAAGAGACCATCTTAGGAATCTCGAAATACCTAAGCGAAACACTCAACAAACTCCGCCCGCACAGCATCGACGCGATTCTGCAGATCATTCATCCTGAGTCGGAAGAAAAACTGAAACGCATGCTCGCCGCAGGCCTCGTCGACATCATTTCCCGCGAGGAAACGTCGAATATCATAAACGACATTCTCGCCGGCCAGATCGATAAGCTGCTTTCAAAACCGATCGGCAAACTCGGTGATCATATTCCGGAAGCAAAGCTGCGGGAGGCAAGCACGTCGTTGACGGATGCGATCATCTCGGCAGTTCACACCAAATTGCCGGATGCCGTTGCCGAATTTGACGTCGCCGGAATGGTCCGCGAAAAGATCCGCAATTATCCGCCCGAGAAACTCGAATCGCTTGTCATGTCCGTCGCAAAAGAGCATCTGCGTACGATCGAGCTGTTTGGAGCCTTGTTTGGATTTTTTATCGGTGTGCTTCAGGCGGTACAGTTTTATTTTTACGCAAAATAA
- a CDS encoding nuclear transport factor 2 family protein, which produces MKRLITIFALFLFTSVPLYAQAAPDAAELTRLLNEFLAGAGRNDAAVHDRFWAEDLIYTRSAGTRTNKADLMKGVRSAPPLKPGDPVTVYTAEDIKIQQYGNAAVVAFKLVGNTTKADGTKSVSNHLNTGTFIKRSGKWQVVAWQATTVPNPDAEAKAEAERKAGPATPPNAPKPAAVVSTGSASAKTVDGRTYLKGSRGGCYYLNSSGNKVYVDKGLCN; this is translated from the coding sequence ATGAAACGACTCATCACGATCTTTGCTCTGTTTTTGTTTACCAGTGTCCCTCTTTATGCTCAGGCAGCTCCTGACGCCGCTGAACTCACAAGACTGCTTAACGAATTTCTCGCTGGTGCAGGACGAAATGATGCCGCGGTTCATGACAGGTTTTGGGCTGAGGACCTGATCTACACACGGTCAGCCGGTACGCGTACGAACAAGGCTGACCTGATGAAAGGTGTTCGCTCGGCCCCGCCGCTCAAGCCCGGAGATCCTGTTACTGTTTACACGGCAGAGGATATTAAGATCCAGCAGTACGGCAATGCTGCGGTCGTTGCATTCAAGCTGGTCGGCAATACGACCAAAGCCGACGGCACAAAGTCCGTTTCTAATCATCTCAACACCGGCACGTTCATCAAACGCTCAGGCAAATGGCAAGTCGTTGCGTGGCAGGCGACGACAGTTCCCAATCCGGACGCCGAAGCGAAAGCCGAAGCTGAACGAAAGGCCGGGCCAGCCACGCCGCCAAACGCACCCAAACCGGCCGCAGTAGTTTCTACCGGATCTGCATCAGCAAAAACCGTCGACGGCCGAACCTATCTGAAAGGCTCACGCGGAGGTTGTTATTACCTGAATTCCAGCGGGAATAAAGTTTACGTTGATAAGGGTTTGTGTAACTGA